A region from the Vanacampus margaritifer isolate UIUO_Vmar chromosome 5, RoL_Vmar_1.0, whole genome shotgun sequence genome encodes:
- the usf1 gene encoding upstream stimulatory factor 1 translates to MKSQQKSPDADGSTTVNEEGSVATAEDPAAIAAIQSASTFTDQPIKYLFKTEGGVGQVTYRVIQVSDGQLEGQTDGGAAVSLVTGFPATTQAVTQAVFSQSEGLEGDSTTETQYTYYPATIADTTTGTMVTTVQASDTLLSQTTPTGQLYVMMSPQEVLTGSNQRTIAPRTQPYIAKQEAPRGSRDEKRRAQHNEVERRRRDKINNWIVQLSKTIPDCNIDYTKTGQSKGGILSKACDYIKELRQSNLKLGEDLSTLDRLRIDNQLLRQEVEDWKSKNQILRNVLRQHGIVGSSSTDPQ, encoded by the exons ATGAAGAG CCAACAAAAAAGCCCTGATGCAGATGGGAGCACTACTGTCAATGAAGAAG GCTCAGTGGCCACTGCAGAAGACCCAGCAGCTATTGCAGCCATTCAGTCAGCATCCACATTCACGGATCAACCCATCAAATACTTATTCAAGACAGAAGGAGGAGTTGGACAA GTAACCTATAGAGTGATCCAGGTTTCTGACGGTCAGTTAGAAGGTCAGACAGATGGAGGTGCAGCAGTGAGTCTGGTAACCGGTTTCCCTGCAACCACTCAGGCTGTCACACAG GCTGTGTTCTCCCAGTCAGAAGGGCTTGAGGGAGATAGCACCACTGAGACGCAGTACACATACTATCCTGCCACCATTGCTGACACCACAACAGGGACCATGGTGACCACAGTGCAGGCATCTGATACACTGCTCAGTCAGACTACACCCACGG gGCAGCTCTATGTGATGATGTCACCCCAGGAGGTTTTGACAGGATCCAATCAAAGGACAATCGCACCCCGCACTCAACCATACATAGC AAAACAAGAGGCTCCTCGGGGTTCCAGGGATGAGAAACGGCGTGCACAGCACAACGAAG TTGAGCGCAGACGGCGGGACAAAATCAATAACTGGATCGTGCAGTTGTCCAAGACAATACCAGACTGCAACATTGATTATACCAAGACGGGACAG AGTAAAGGGGGAATTTTGTCCAAAGCTTGCGACTACATCAAGGAACTCCGACAGAGCAACCTGAAGTTGGGGGAAGATCTCAGCACACTTGATCGACTTAGGATTGACAATCAGCTTCTCCGACAGGAG GTTGAAGACTGGAAATCCAAAAATCAGATCCTGAGGAATGTGCTACGTCAGCATGGCATTGTGGGATCATCTAGTACGGACCCAcaatga